Proteins encoded within one genomic window of Felis catus isolate Fca126 chromosome C1, F.catus_Fca126_mat1.0, whole genome shotgun sequence:
- the GJB4 gene encoding gap junction beta-4 protein: MNWASLQGLLSGVNKYSTALGRIWLSVVFIFRVLVYVVAAEEVWDDEQKDFVCNTKQPGCPNVCYDEFFPVSHVRLWALQLILVTCPSLLVVMHVAYRQERERKHRLKHGPNAPSLYDNPSKKRGGLWWTYLLSLVFKAAVDSAFLYIFHRLYRDYDMPRVVACSESPCPHTVDCYISRPTEKKVFTYFMVATAVICILLNLSEVVYLVGKRCLETFSPKRQRSPRRDHLPDTCPPYVLSQREHPQDGNSVLMKAGPATLDAGGFP, from the coding sequence ATGAACTGGGCGTCCCTGCAGGGCCTCCTGAGCGGGGTCAACAAGTACTCCACGGCGCTAGGCCGCATCTGGCTGTCGGTGGTGTTCATCTTCCGCGTGCTGGTGTACGTGGTGGCCGCGGAGGAGGTGTGGGACGACGAGCAGAAGGACTTCGTCTGCAACACCAAGCAGCCAGGCTGCCCCAACGTCTGCTACGACGAGTTCTTCCCCGTGTCCCACGTGCGCCTCTGGGCCCTGCAGCTCATCCTGGTCACCTGCCCCTCGCTGCTCGTGGTCATGCACGTCGCCTACCGCCAGGAGCGGGAGCGGAAGCACCGCCTGAAGCACGGCCCCAACGCCCCGTCCCTGTACGACAACCCCAGCAAGAAGCGGGGCGGGCTCTGGTGGACGTACTTGCTGAGTCTCGTTTTCAAGGCTGCCGTCGACTCTGCCTTCCTCTACATCTTCCACCGCCTCTACCGGGACTACGACATGCCCCGGGTGGTGGCCTGCTCCGAGTCCCCTTGCCCCCACACTGTGGACTGCTACATCTCCCGACCCACGGAGAAGAAGGTCTTCACCTACTTCATGGTGGCCACAGCTGTGATCTGCATCCTGCTCAACCTCAGTGAGGTCGTCTACCTGGTGGGCAAGAGGTGCCTGGAGACCTTCAGCCCGAAGCGCCAGCGGTCTCCGCGCCGGGATCACCTGCCCGATACGTGCCCCCCATATGTCCTCTCCCAGAGAGAGCACCCCCAAGATGGGAACTCTGTCCTAATGAAGGCCGGGCCGGCCACGTTGGATGCAGGTGGGTTTCCATAA